The following is a genomic window from Calliphora vicina chromosome 5, idCalVici1.1, whole genome shotgun sequence.
TACTTATGAGCCATAAaaccatagagcggaaactaggaaaaaatttactcaaaataatcacacatactcACCACtttggtttttgacaactgagttaggtctttgtgagtttccgatctatgtgtagtTATCTAGGGACAGAACCTTAGGGTAACAGATACGAGacgtaattttcaaaaatttaactcatgctacaacaaaatacatgctaatTAATgtgacatatgatttgttgtatttttgtttgacaaatcggagtgcctcgtctctatgtattcatagtataacaataaaaaatatagcttACTCATTGTCGAAGTGGAACTCTCTCGAGTACTTCCCCTATATAATGCTAAAAATTGTTAGAAGATGCCGCTGGTATACAAATAGTGGCAGCGATAACATGATCCAGTCTCGTGCAATAATTCAAGTGTGTTCTTAAACCTTAATTCAAATGTATTCTTAAACCTTAATTTAAGTGTGTTTATTgaagtaaattataaaattaaactgttgttgtttaaatttttaaactatttgctATTATGTACAttagatttttttcacgaaaaatcgtatagcagaaacgcattctattgaaaattctaagaaattttccccaagaaaccataggtctaaaatcaaatcctatcttgcgcatttcgtcttttatccaatgatatttcaatatacatttttataatagtttttttattgaataaaagtgAAATGGATTTCATTTTAGAGTCTAAaatttagacctatggtttcttgaggaaacttacttagaattttccgtagattgcgtttctgctatactatttttgactttttgatcgtccatacaaatcgacccggcctaatgtacatagatttgtcacaaaaaacaaataggttagatttagaattactgagatatgggcatttccacaaacaacttttcataaacaaatgattttttctaaaattctattaaaaaatatatacaaaataattattaccAAACAAATCAATAGAGGCCATCAATGCTCGATTAATggcgaatttttcaattgtttttttttcatgttttaaacCATATCATAGTTTGTTATCCGAGATAGTACTAAAAAAGTggatgaattttttgaaattttatttgtattttattaaacgTTTAGCGTTCGAAAAGCATATTGCCATTATTGCACCCAAACTGTAgttgttttttgtaattttttttttttttttgagttgaatttttATTGACTATcggtattattattttctttattttttcacttcCAAGGCCTACGAGTTTAGCTTTGAGTACTGTGGAAATGCCCAAAagttatatgttcttaattgATTTTCGTCTTAAGCTGATTCGggacaaatattttaagaatgctcgattttttattttgagtaCTTACCATTTTGATTGATCTCTATGGACACTGGTTTCTTATTGGAACCCGTATGTGTCATCCTTATAACCTAACATTTTGATtatcaataaatatatattacaatACACTGATAAATTAAGTAACATTTAAAAGGTTTTCTTTAACGGTTTTCTTAATTGTATTAATTTACATTTCAAATCGATATCATGAAAACCCTTTGAATTTCCTCACACTTTTCATAGAAACCTatgattttaagaaattttaagtgaaatttctttttattaattcgacttataaataaaaaaatcagaggAGTTCACTGTGCTTACtgttttgtgtgtattttgttaaagTATTTCATGTTTCAatgtttaacttttaaatacatagattaatttaattgtttaatgagttttaaaccataaaatcttaacattttgtaaaaatatcaaagctgcTTGTTTTCACTTCAAGTGAATGAAATGCCATTTATCAACTGGAATGagaaaaaaagagaaaacaagGAAtggttataaacaaaaaatttaaaaaatataaattcaagcaGAACATAAGCGTTAAATTCGGCTTGACCGAATTTTAATCACATCCACCAGTaattaatttcaacatattCGCACGATGATTTTTTCGAATCGAACCAAGTTATTTTGAAGTTCGATGAGGAGGTAATCATTCGAATTTGTATGAATTGTACAATATAATAACCCCCACaacatagagaaatatataataatttatttatgccccagaatttttataattttatgagaATACAGAAAAAATAAGAATGATATAATTCTTTCAATAAGAATATCAAACCTATTTAGATGATAGTGATATTAATACAGATAAGACATTGTGTTACTTGGTTTAAATGGATTATTCTATGTACAATAAAAGTTGTTATTTCATATACAGTGTGGCAAGAAAgcaaacatttattattaagtGCATTTTAACTAACTACAACTTTGAATAAATGTTGTTAGGTAAATAGAAAGTCTTACCTATGTCAGTTACTTCTTCGACATCACCACCTTCGGCGGCACCGGAGATAACAGTTTCAGCCTCTTCTTGACTTGTAAGGAATGGTGAATCAGCAACGGTAGTATTTAagctacaacaacaatataGTAACGATAACATTCGTTAAGATTAgttgataataaaatttaattatgaaactTACCATGAAATAGAGCCACCTTCCAATTGCTTACTGATTAAACCTTCCCAGAATTTATGAGTTTCAGTTACTACATTAATGGCAAAAGCAGCATTCTTAGCATCACCATTGAAGGCGAATTGATTTTCGGGTTTGCCATCGGGAATCTTGTAGATTTTGAACCATTCAACGGTGGCACGCAATAATCCGGGGAAATATTTATCAACATCGGTAATATCGTTCATTTTCTCAGCCAATGGATCATTGACATCGATGGCAATAACTTTCCAATCGGTTTCGCCCTCATCAATCAAAGCAATGGTGCCCAAAACCTTAACCTGTACAACTTGACCACGTTTAGCTACGCGATAACcaatttccaaaacatcaatgGGATCATTGTCACCCTTGCAGCCAGTGCTGGGTTCAATGTGATCGGGATTTTCCCAGGTCTGTGGAAAAGCGCCATA
Proteins encoded in this region:
- the Nurf-38 gene encoding inorganic pyrophosphatase, with the protein product MTATLSLRFLFTKIPSSGLHNVFAKPAFPNLNSSANFLHKRPVSTTAAALNIEFKQNKLEIKNNRMSSTQYQIIEKGAPNSTNYSIYFKTACGKGVSPLHDIPLYANEEKTIYNMVVEVPRWTNAKMEISLNNPLNPIKQDVKKGKLRFVANCFPHKGYIWNYGAFPQTWENPDHIEPSTGCKGDNDPIDVLEIGYRVAKRGQVVQVKVLGTIALIDEGETDWKVIAIDVNDPLAEKMNDITDVDKYFPGLLRATVEWFKIYKIPDGKPENQFAFNGDAKNAAFAINVVTETHKFWEGLISKQLEGGSISCLNTTVADSPFLTSQEEAETVISGAAEGGDVEEVTDIVDKWHFIHLK